The genomic stretch CCCGACGATACCCGGGCCAGCGCCGACAAACTTGTGCAGAAGCTGCTTAACTATCGGGTATTCAGCGACGCGGAGGGCAAGATGAACCTGTCCTTGGTCGATGTCGGCGGGGGGTTGCTGTTGGTCTCGCAGTTCACCCTGGCCGCCGACACCAAAAATGGCCTGCGCCCGAGCTTTTCGACCGCTGCCCCTCCGGCACTGGGCGAAGAGCTTTTTGACTATTTATTAGGCAAAGCACAGCAGTTGCATG from Pseudomonas sp. S04 encodes the following:
- the dtd gene encoding D-aminoacyl-tRNA deacylase, encoding MKGLLQRVRGARVEVAGEVVGSIDQGLLVLVAVEPDDTRASADKLVQKLLNYRVFSDAEGKMNLSLVDVGGGLLLVSQFTLAADTKNGLRPSFSTAAPPALGEELFDYLLGKAQQLHGNVASGRFGADMQVHLVNDGPVTFLLQT